In Aliamphritea ceti, a single window of DNA contains:
- a CDS encoding NUDIX hydrolase, translating into MNKESVLPDLSAACDCVVFLLVRNGQMLLEKRSMLKTSGPGLVSMPGGHVDPGENYEQALLREIQEELGVRPLRWQHFCTLYYQTAELQRNHYYLVDNWQGEIQCFEAESLRWVGLSDVEQLDVLEDRMALQAYQQLIATLS; encoded by the coding sequence GTGAATAAAGAGTCAGTATTACCGGACTTATCCGCTGCCTGTGACTGCGTTGTATTTTTACTGGTGCGCAACGGTCAGATGCTGCTTGAAAAACGTTCTATGCTGAAAACCTCAGGGCCGGGTTTAGTCAGTATGCCGGGCGGGCATGTCGATCCCGGTGAAAATTATGAACAAGCTTTATTGCGGGAAATACAGGAAGAACTGGGTGTTCGACCACTGCGCTGGCAGCATTTTTGTACCTTGTATTATCAGACTGCTGAGTTGCAACGGAATCATTACTATCTGGTGGATAACTGGCAAGGTGAGATTCAGTGTTTCGAAGCTGAATCACTGCGTTGGGTTGGGTTAAGTGATGTTGAACAGCTGGATGTGCTGGAAGACCGAATGGCCCTGCAGGCTTACCAGCAACTGATAGCTACTCTGT